AAAGGGTCAAGCACTTCCTGTTTGTTGTCTGCACTCATGAGTCAGCACTAAGTCAACCAAAAGGCAGCGAGAAAAGCGCTAATGCGTGCCCATTAGCCCGGCGACTCTCGCCGCCGCTTTGCACTCAGCGTCTCCTCTAAAGGCATCCTCGGGGCCAACAAATGATGGAGTGGAATGCCCCATTAGGCTGGCAATCCTCTACATCTGCCTGGCCACACACTTGACGCATGAAAACATCCACTCGCCATCATTTCATGGGACATCAGATCTCAATTCTTTGTtattatttgacattttttggcCGCGGTGTTATTATGCATTGACTTTAGCAGCTTCATTTGGAAATAATGACAGAAATTACATTCACTTCATCACCTCCATATGCATCACAGAGATATTAACACACTTCATTAAATTGACTCCATCACCACGCTCCATTAGAGCATTTGCTTAATTGCCACTCGAGTGACTTTTCGTCTAGCCATCGGCAGCGCGGCCTAAATACGCGCAAGGATCAATTACAGCGATGGGAGAGTGCTGAAATTTTGACTGTGGTTTTAACACGTTTCTGCGGTGTTTCTGACAACAAtgttagtgaaaaaaaaaaaaaaaaaaagcttatcaGGAAGAAGTGTTATCATTGTTACAAGTACTGCATTGATTGTGCTAcattgtgacctgagaccttgGCAATTGTGATGTCCTTTTCAGTCAACAGTAAGTTGCAAAATGGCCGATAAAAACAGGTTcctttcatattccacaaatgaaacAATCAGAACACTGTGTTGCAAATAGTTATTATTTAACTAAAATGTTGGGGTAGACTTCCTCTTTCGGAGAAGATAACGTTTGCTATGGCATTCACCATAACATGTTACTATGAAAGGAAGATTTATGTATGACATCGGAACAAGCTAGCTAAAAGCTAGCCCGGTTTCATTTGTAGCATCCCTCGTTTTGTTTGCGTTTACAAAGCTGGGAAGAACGCCCAGCAGACTTATCAAGTGAGAACTTCCTGTTTAGCTGAACTTTTCTGGACAGTCTAAACTCTTACTTTAAATTCAGTCAGTACTCCTCTTTTTAACTCCCAATTTTATAGACAACACAGTAAATGTTGAAGAGCTTTAAAACTTTATCTAATCCATTATCTTATTAGTGCTACTCTTTCTACAACTACTTCAGCATTGAGAAGAGGATATGGTTTGGGtctggggggaagaaaaaatatataccgtaattttcggactataagtcgcaccggagtataagtcgcaccagccataaaatgcccaaaaaagtgaaaaaaaaacatatatatgtatataagtcataTATGAACaaacaaactatgaaaaaaaacgcgacttgtagtccgaaaattacggtatatatttttaaattccaaTATATTCCAATGATCGGGAATTATGAATATTACTGTACAGCGGTTTTCACTCTTTAGAACAGATTCCCATCTACTTTTTAGGAAAATAACCTCTGTCTCATTAGGGTGATTTACTGTGTTTAAATGTAATGCTGGTCCTTGGGGCGCATAATAGTTTTTGAAATAATTGGTCTAAGATGTTTAGGAAGCGCTGATTTAAAAGCTAGCCGACATTATCTTATCCCCTTTCATTCTTCACGTAAGCTGATATTCTTCTCTCTTCTCTGTTCTCGTCGGGAATTACAGAGTAAACGTCTCAAGCAAGTACGCATGTCTCTCAACTCTCTGCGATAACGATCTGTTTAGTGCCGTGATAAACATGCAGTGAATTGCATGGGCTGCTACACAACAAAAATGTAGCCAGGAGTGGTTAGAAGAGCGGCTGGTCATTTACACTAGGAAATAAACAAGTGGGGGAAAAGACGTCGGTGATTTATTCCGACGCGATTAATTCAcatgaattgatttttttttttgggttattACAGAAAGCTGAAAAATCACCACAGGATGAAATATGTATGAGGCCGCGGTCGATAGCGGCTCACACTGTATCCGCGCGATGATGCTCCTGTAATAACACACAGGCGTACGTAAGCCCCTCCAATGTGACAACTTCATCACTATGACATTTGTGCAGGGTGGACACGTTGACCTTTCTCATTGCTCCTCGCCAAAATCTCCCTGACATTCGCCCGTCCATCCATCTGACTGCAGCAAGAGTCTGCAGTCGCACATTAAATGCTCACATCTCAGGCGTTGGGTTGAAAGCGGCACATGAGGTTTAGAACGAGGTCAAGAGAGGTCTTCAAGTTTAGCCTCTTGATCCCAGTTGAGGCCTCAAGAGCAGCTGACCTTTGCGAGTGCTTGAGTTTCGACTAAAAAGTCATGCGGCTCAACAAAACAAGTTGAGGAAGTAGTTTTTGTGGATCTAATATTTATGATGTACTATTTTGTGTCACACCTATTTTTCTaggaaacattttaaaagacTGACtagtgtcatttaaaaaaaataaattaaattacatttctgacgaaacatttttaatattgAATCAGAAAAAAATCCAGTCCTAAAAcactatactttttttttttaaatattttttttatttttttttttaaataacataacttatcattgttttttttgttttttttaaattaaaaaaaataaataaataattgttgcTGCCCTTGCCCACCCAATCCCAGATAAAtaagagaaaatggatggctaaAATTAAATCACCAATACTTAATTAAGGTTATGtcactttaaaaaaagtaaCCTGGTGGAATGTCAGCTGATGCATTGCTCCACCATCATCTCCAGATGCTCTATTTGTCATCATCTATTTACCTCGCTAACCATCTAACGTGATACAGCATATATAAATAAGTCatgaaataataacaacaacggGAACCCATTGCAAAAACAGCGAAACGGCGTAAAAGCACACAAAGAGAAGAACAGGCGTGAACTGACCtagcgcacgtgtgtgtgaagCTCACGCGCTGATACTCAAGCCAGCTGAGCTCAGAGGGGCGTTCGGAATGTGGACACTCGTGGGAAGAAAAACCTGCAAGAAGATAGGATGGGGGAAACGGCGGATCAATAAAATCCAGCCAGTCCGCAGTTTCTGGAGTAAACATACAAATCAGAAATTATGGAATGACTATAAATGATGGAAGCAGGGCAGAGGGGGGAGAGGTCACGATACACCAGCGATGAATAACGCAAAATGGAGTCATGAAACACATTCATGTCGATTTCCCCGATGAACGAAAGGCCAGCGGTGTCGGGCCGTGGCTTTCGATCCCCGCCTAATGAAAATGACACAAGAGGGAGAAGAGTGTGCTAGCCGATGCTGATTGGGGTGTCAATGGAGCCGGTGAAGCGGCAGCCAAAGAAATACGGGTCAGGACCGGGAGCAAAAGGAACGCGTGCTGATTTCCACTCATCGCTTGGGTTCCTTGTTACGATTCTATAATGACGCTATCAAAGTACTGAGTATATTGACGAACATGCTCGACGGATGCATAAACACAATTTGCATTTATGCTTTCTTTGCTTGTGCCCCGGCCAGAAGATATTACCTCTTTTCTTTATTGTCCAGTTCTTAAAGAGGAGAGATGCAAAGTCATTTGGACTCTTCCAAATAAGGAAGCATGATTAAATGCAATGTTTGTTTAATTTAATCAATTTGACACTAACAGGCAAATCTAACCTAAGTGTCTCAAACTGAAGCATCGCTTGCTTTCATTTTGGGCGACATCATTTCGCTTGATAAGATGGCATCATACTCACAGATTCCACTTAGCGACGTTAGCGTGCccgggttttttttccatacgGGAAGCTTTAAGTGGCTTTCCTGTAAATGCGCCGAGACTTTAAATGTGCACGCAGACGCCGGAGAGGTCCGCTCACCTTGCCAAGTCAGTACATTTATATCAATCTTAGCAATGCATGAGCCAAACAGCAGCATGGTagaattattttttataaatagtCTCCCTGACTTGGTCCAGTTTTCATGCGTGACTGGAATTCTATTTCTTTTGATATTTTTGGAGACAAGTGCAGTGAGAAAGGgacgtttgcgccgttgtgggagtcaACACAGCCAACCGCCTGCGCCGCAACTTAGACCTGCTTTTACCTGGTCTACAAATCTAGTTTACTTTCTTAGAGCTACCAAATTCTTGAACGTGGCAAATTAGATTTGCTTGGGAACAAAATAAACACGAGTGATTGTTTTACAATACTTAATCGGCCCATAAGTTCTCccatgatgtattttttttacgggaggggcaaaaaaaaaaaaaaaacgtgcttaCCCATTTTAAAAGACCTGATGTCGTCCGGTTTGGTTTGGTCCGAGTTTCTCGATGGCCATTTCAGCAATAAGCTGCATTGGATTCTTGGCTCCCCTTCGGGATGTTTGGCGTCACAACATTATTCACTTGACCTTTTGGATCCGTCCGCATCCTCGTCTGCTGCCAAGCGCCATTTGTCTTCCTGCGCATTGTGTTGTCTGGTCCTGCAGGAGACACAAAAGTGACAATCCTGATGAGCATGTTGCTTTTATTTATAGTCCGCTGCCCCAGTTAGAATCTCGTAACTCCTGCAGAGGATCATTTTGGACAGCAGAACAATTATAAAGCCGCCGCCCACCCCTCCCCTCTTAACTACGTGCATACCTGCGCAAACCGATGAGAATAATCACAAAAGACATTCCGAAAACACTGTCCGTTTGGGGAAATCCAATCCGTTCTCGCCAAAATTCCAGGTGGCCATGACGCCTGtgctgtacctaatgttgtgaccCAATGTACCTCTATACAGTACATTCTACATACTACGGctaatcaccttttttttttccaatgtctattttgtaaacacattGTAGACCACTGAGTATGATTTGCACGTATCTGATTATTATGAGGGATCATCCAATAATCTCTCGCTTATTTCACAGGCTCGAGTTCCGTAAccagaggaggaggtggaggaggcggTCTGGGAAAcatgtgagtgttttttttttccggctcTTGTGCacctcccctctctctctctctctctctctctctctctctgcaactcattcatgccaattcctGCAGCTGTCTCCTTCTTTCTGTTGCGGTGTCCTTCCACCACCGCCGTCTTGCTGCTGGCCACCTTCCGCTTCCTCGCACAAGTAGCCAGCCCCTAactgtctccccccccccacacacacagatacacacagaaacacacacagccTGAGTGCAACAGCGCATGCAAGGTCAAAGTACGCAACTTTTCCGAGCGCCTTAACGGACGGAGCGGAGACACCGGACTCAGCCTTGCTCTTTGTGATCATCTCCCAAGTGGGAATAGGAATGTGGGCTGCAAGTGGAACCGAGTGGTGAGTACATTACGTCCGGGTGTGTGTGATCCGGTGCAtgtttttgtgcgtgttcgGCAAAAGGTGAAGATGGTGTTCAACTCCTTCTGCAAGTCAATCAATGCGCACGGATAAATGTTGCAATGCGTTCGTTTTGAATTCACAAATAgtcagttaaaaaaatatagtgAAAATGTTTCAGGTCCGAATGATATGCCCTTAAACCATATCCAGAAATTGGATGCTGGAAAAGTGCCCACTGTGTCAGtccgtgtgtgtccgtgtgtgtgtgtgtgtgtgtgtttgttccctACCGATGATTCCCTCAGTACCCACAGAATCATTACCTCAAACCAAACAGAGCTAAGCTGTGGCTACACCTTCCCCGGAGGTTTAGCTCCAGATAAGCAAGTTcagaaccaaaagaaaaaaacatttgatcaaAAAAATTAATCCAGTAATTGATTTTCAAGGAAATACACTCAAAAAGACTATCAGTCTGCTTCCTCAATGTTGTCTTTGATTTTCTCCAGTCAAAGGTCAAACCCCTGCCCGTGACGGACACCATGACCTCCGACCTGAACCTGAGCTCCCTGTTGAACGTGAGCGACCTACACAATCAGTCGCGAGGATGCTCGCTCACCAAGACGGGCTTCCAGTTCTACTACCTGCCCACCGTTTACATCATGGTCTTCATCACGGGCTTGGTGGGCAACAGCTTGGCCATCTGGATGTTCGTGTGCCACATGCGCCCGTGGAGCGGCATCTCCGTCTACATGTTCAACCTGGCGCTGGCCGACTTCTGCTACGTGCTCTCGCTGCCCTTCCTCATCTTCTACTACTTCAACAAAACCGACTGGATCTTCGGCGACGTGCTGTGCCGGCTGCAGCGCTTCATCTTCCACGTCAACCTCTACGGCAGCATCCTGTTCCTCACCTGCATCAGCGTGCACCGCTACACCGGAGTGGTGCACCCGCTCAAGTCCCTGGGCCGGCTCAAGAAGAAAAACGCCGTCATCACCAGCGCCCTGGTGTGGGCCGTGGTGGTCCTGGCCATCTCGCCCATCCTCTACTACTCGCGGACGGGCTCCAAACGCAACGCCACCACCTGCTACGACACCACCACCGAGGATGAGCTGCCCGGTTACTTCATCTACAGCATGACCTTGACCGTCTTCGGCTTCTGCGTCcccttcatcatcatcttcgCCTGCTACGGCATGATCGTCAAAGCCCTGATCTGCAACGACATGAATAACGCGCCCCTGCGGCAGAAATCCATCCACCTGGTCATCATCGTCCTGGCCGTCTTCGCCGTCTCCTACCTGCCTTTCCACGTCATGAAGAACCTGAACATGCGGGCCCGGTTGTACTTCCAGAGCCCGGCCATGTGTGACTTTAACAACCGCGTCTACGCCACCTATCAGGTGACCCGCGGTCTGGCCAGCCTCAATAGCTGCGTGGACCCTATCCTCTACTTCCTGGCCGGCGACACGTTCAGGAGGAAGCTGTCGCGGGCCACCAAGAAGCCCTCCAAGAAGGGCGACAACGCGCTGCAGTCCAAAAGCGAGGAGACGGCACTTAACAGTCTGGCGGAATACGTGGAGAACGGCGAGCGGCGGATGTGACCCGACAGTGTTGGATAACAGAAGCGACCCGGAAGGGCCATTTTGACCCCTATGTGGATACGCTCTTGTGATGTGTCACActggccacaatattaggtacaccaaaGTACAAGGATGCGCCATTTTGTTGTGATCTCTCATGCCCGGTCGACGTCCATTCATATATGTATTTATGCGTATTGTATTTATCTGCGTGACCTTGACTCGTCGTAGCACTTTCTGTAACAAGCTGCATAAAGAACAGAATAAGTGCTAcggaaaacggatggatggagatGTCCAAACAGCCGCGTCAATCAAAAGCATCACCCTCCTTGTAACCATCACGCCGTGCCTAATATTGTGGCCTTTGCGTCAATCCCAAGGTTTCGTactctggacaaaaaaaaaaaaaaaagggggggttcGCTCTTGAATTTGCCGAGGTGTAAAGATCGGAACCTGCACTCAGCAGTCACTGAGCGTGTTCTCCATCGAGGGCCGTTAAGCAGCTTCGGGGCGGCCGTAATAGACTTGTAaggacacaacattaggtacacttaatgATACTACAGGAGCTTTGTCATACTGATTTATGCCACAAGACGTGTTTTGGATCTCGTTAGATTCCgttcctaatgaagtgtccggtGAATACACTTACTGAGATGGAGATTGAAATGCACTACACTGAACGAGGGGGGAGTGGGGAGGGGGTCCCTGCCTCCCCTCTTCTCTTCCTCCCTACTGCGGACCGCTTTGTCAGCTTGCCGTGCGGCCACCATCTTGTTAACCTGCACAGACAAGAAGAAAACGAGAAGATCAATGCCAACAGTATTTTGTGTATAGGACATTGTCATGATTGTTTTCGTCGCTGTACAGGATGTCGTTTCATATGTGGACGTGGAGTCTGGTAGCAAATACTGTCGCTAAAACTTGACTAACTGTTGATTGCAACGTgaataataaatgttttaaaagcGAGACACTTGGTGATACCGCATGGGCCAATTGGAAGTCGGCTCAAAAATGGTGCTTCGTACAGCACATGTTGCTTTTCCATTTGAGCACCTCGGTTGATTAATAACGGGGAGAAAGGACAACTTTGGTTAAAATGTATCTTTTAAAAAGTTAATACGAGAGAGGCACTCAATGTCCTGCATTGTTAGCGTGTCTGGTTTGCTAACTGTTAGCGCAC
This genomic window from Syngnathus typhle isolate RoL2023-S1 ecotype Sweden linkage group LG6, RoL_Styp_1.0, whole genome shotgun sequence contains:
- the p2ry1 gene encoding P2Y purinoceptor 1, which gives rise to MTSDLNLSSLLNVSDLHNQSRGCSLTKTGFQFYYLPTVYIMVFITGLVGNSLAIWMFVCHMRPWSGISVYMFNLALADFCYVLSLPFLIFYYFNKTDWIFGDVLCRLQRFIFHVNLYGSILFLTCISVHRYTGVVHPLKSLGRLKKKNAVITSALVWAVVVLAISPILYYSRTGSKRNATTCYDTTTEDELPGYFIYSMTLTVFGFCVPFIIIFACYGMIVKALICNDMNNAPLRQKSIHLVIIVLAVFAVSYLPFHVMKNLNMRARLYFQSPAMCDFNNRVYATYQVTRGLASLNSCVDPILYFLAGDTFRRKLSRATKKPSKKGDNALQSKSEETALNSLAEYVENGERRM